ACCCTGAAACTGGAAAGGAGTGCGGGGCAGATGAAGTGGGGAGCTTATACATCAAAGGTCCGACCGGAATAAGATACTGGAATCACCCATCGAGAGACCTGAGCGAGAAGCAGGCGAAGAGTGTGAAGAACGGCTGGAACGTGCTCGGAGACTTCGTCAGGAAAGATGAAAACGGCTACATATACTTCGTTTCCAGAGATGACGACCTAATCAAGTCCAGCGGCTACAGAATCGGGCCAGATGAAATAGAGCAACCCCTCAACACCCATCCGGCAGTTGCCGAGTGTGCTGTCATAGGCGTTCCTGACCCAGAGGGAATCAGGGGACAGGTAGTGAAGGCCATAATAAGGCTCAAGGAGGGTTATACTCCAGACGAGAAGCTCAAGGAGGACATTTTAGCCTTCCTTGAAAAGCACATCGCCAAGTACAAGCTACCGAGGATAATTGAGTTTACGGATAAACCTCTGCCAAGAACACCCACAGGAAAGCTGCTGAGAAGGCTGTTGAAGCAGAGTAGCTGATTTTTCTTTTTTTAAAAAGAATATTTTTTATTTTTTGATGTCGATTTTAACATTTTCTAAATTGGCCGCGTTCTTGAGAAATCTTCAATTTCTACAAATTTTCTTAAAAATTCTTCAGTAAATTCTCTAATTCATGCAAAAAACTTTTAAATCTGGCATGAAATCCTGAGTACATGAGTGACGGAAATGTCGCATGGATACTCGCATCCACGGCCCTTGTAATGCTGATGGTGCCGGGAGTGGGGTTCTTTTACGCAGGAATGGTAAGGAGAAAGAATGCAGTTAACATGATTGCGCTGAGCTTCATATCACTCATAATCACGGTTTTGCTGTGGATATTCTACGGCTACTCGGTGAGCTTCGGAAATGACATCTCTGGAATCATTGGAGGGCTGAATTATGCACTGCTAAGCGGAGTTAAGGGGGAGGATTTGCTGTTCATGATGTACCAGATGATGTTCGCCGCTGTCACAATTGCAATCCTCACCTCCGCAATTGCTGAGAGAGCAAAAGTTTCATCGTTCATTCTCCTCAGCGCTCTGTGGCTTACGTTCGTTTACGCCCCCTTCGCACACTGGCTTTGGGGTGGGGGGTGGCTGGCAAAGCTCGGCGCCCTCGACTTTGCTGGAGGTATGGTTGTTCACATAAGCTCGGGATTTGCTGCACTTGCAGTCGCGATGACGATAGGTAAGAGGGCGGGATTCGAGGAGTACTCGATAGAGCCACACAGCATTCCGCTGACGCTCATTGGCGCTGCCCTGCTTTGGTTTGGGTGGTTCGGATTCAACGGCGGAAGTGCATTGGCTGCAAACGATGTGGCCATCAACGCCGTGGTGGTCACAAACACCTCAGCAGCAGTAGCAGGGTTTGTCTGGATGGTAATTGGATGGATTAAGGGAAAGCCGGGGAGTCTTGGGATAGTGAGCGGTGCAATTGCTGGGCTTGCCGCCATAACCCCCGCAGCAGGCTTTGTGGATGTAAAGGGAGCGATTGTCATAGGTCTTGTGGCTGGAATAGTATGCTACCTTGCTATGGACTTCAGAATAAAGAAGAAGATAGACGAGAGCCTTGATGCTTGGGCGATTCACGGAATAGGCGGTTTATGGGGAAGTGTTGCAGTTGGCATTCTTGCAAATCCGGAGGTTAACGGATATGCAGGCCTACTGTTCGGAAATCCGCAACTGCTAGTTTCACAACTGATTGCGGTTGCATCCACAACAGCCTACGCCTTCCTCGTGACGCT
The nucleotide sequence above comes from Archaeoglobus fulgidus DSM 4304. Encoded proteins:
- a CDS encoding ammonium transporter, with amino-acid sequence MSDGNVAWILASTALVMLMVPGVGFFYAGMVRRKNAVNMIALSFISLIITVLLWIFYGYSVSFGNDISGIIGGLNYALLSGVKGEDLLFMMYQMMFAAVTIAILTSAIAERAKVSSFILLSALWLTFVYAPFAHWLWGGGWLAKLGALDFAGGMVVHISSGFAALAVAMTIGKRAGFEEYSIEPHSIPLTLIGAALLWFGWFGFNGGSALAANDVAINAVVVTNTSAAVAGFVWMVIGWIKGKPGSLGIVSGAIAGLAAITPAAGFVDVKGAIVIGLVAGIVCYLAMDFRIKKKIDESLDAWAIHGIGGLWGSVAVGILANPEVNGYAGLLFGNPQLLVSQLIAVASTTAYAFLVTLILAKAVDAAVGLRVSSQEEYVGLDLSQHEEVAYT